gctgggtgtggtggtgcgcgtctgtagtcccagctactggggaggctgaggcaggggaatcgcttgaacctgggaggcagagactgcagtgagccgagattgtgccactgtactccagcctggtgacagagtgagactcagtctaaaaaaaaaaaaaaatgtagtgtgtatatatatatgtatataatcttacacgaaagaaggaaataaatgggTGCtattattcaacaagtatttattgagcacctactctgtggcAGGCAGTCTTCTAGGTGCTAGGGTTGTAGCAGAAAACAAGACAGGCAGAGATCCCTGCTCTCAGAGGCAGCACAATATGTAAGATAAACATGCAGAACACCTGGTATGTCAGATGCGAAGATAAATGCCCTTAAGGAAAGTAAAGCAGGGACAGTGCCATTTAGGAGTGAGGATGTTGCAACAATTTAAAATAGGTTGGTCAGGGGAGATTCATTGAAAAGTCCCATCTGAGTCAAAACCTAGAGGAGAGGAATTGAAGCAGGCTGGCATCTGGGGGAGTTGTGGGCAGAGGAAATAGGAAATACAAAGGCCCTAAGGTGGGGAAACAGCAAGGACTCATGTGTGGGCAGAGCAGAAAGTAGGGGCTGCATGAGCAAAGGGCAGGGCCTGGCCCACATCTCGTAGAGCTTTGTAACATAACCACAACATGCAAGTGtacaatttaacattttattccaCATCTTATGGCAAAGAAAAATTGACTGCTACCAATATGGTAGTTTCTGACCTCTAGTTCCCTAAATAGAATTCTGTAAGTTGTAATACACTTTACTACATGTTATCAGAAAAAGACTAAAAGTTCTATTTAGTAACTCCAGTTCTGACAGTTCTCATGTCTGGGCTAGAACAAGGGCATGGCAATGGCAGAACAGatgtcttctattttctttgcaggattttcttttttcagaggcAAGTACAGGTATGGGCCCACTCAAGTGCAGCTCCAGGTAGTAGGGGGTTCTGTCCTCACCCAAGCAGCAAACAGGAGGGCAGAAGCCCCTCCTAAGGGTACTACAAACTTGGCTCCGATCCATTATTTCAGTTTCTGACATATACAACATTCAGTGGGGGAAAGAAAATCAGGTATCTGAGAGCTTGCACAGAGGCATTCTAGCAAAACCAAAAGCATCTACTGGCTACTTCACGTTAGTGTGAAGATTCTCATGAAATGGAGACAACCATTCTAGGGGTTGAGGGTGGCCAGGGGGATGAGCAGAGGGTGAAGTCTGAGCTGAGAGAactaagaaaaacaatacaacaaaAAGCTGCTCAGCCATGTGTTACCCATACTGGAATCCTGTTTGCTCATTCTGGTGTGGAACCCAGGGCCCTGGTAAGGGAATGAGGTGACTCCAGGGCATTTGCCTGCCTCAGTGGAAGCAGGGAGGTGAGGGGTTAAGGTGGTAGTACAGCCTGCAGGGCCAGGAGTCTGAACTCCCTCCAGGAGGGACCCAAGAGGTGTCTTTAGCCTGAGCCACACAAGGAAGGGTACAGAATATTAAGCTCTGCTTAATATTCATATAGTAAGTTTCCACagactaaatacacacacacacacacacacacacacacacttgtttaCTTCTCAAATCATGTACCACTTTGTACCAGATTCAAGAACATCCATAAGTACTAATGGGTATCCAACCATTAAGAAAAAGTTTGACTCCCTCACTAGTTGTAATATAAGTCTTCCCATTTCCTTACCTGTAAGATAAGGGAACAGGCTGGGAAGCAGACAAAGCCCCTGAACAGCCTAGCATCTTACCTGATGCATAGGAGGTTCTTAAtcatctcccttcctctccctcatccTAACGAAAAATACTAGATTGCTGTCAAATGCTATGGGTATACTTTAAATCGGTGCTtgtcaaactttaatgtgcagcCCAATCAGCTGGGGGAATcctgttaaaatgcaggttctgattcAGTGGAGCTGGGGTGAGGATAGGAATTATGCGTTCCTCACAGGCTTCCAGGTTATGCTACACTGCTGATTAGGGATCCTTCTTTGAATGGCAAGAATTTGACACTACCAAGTTCCATTACTTAACACAACCATCACACAAAAGCCCTCAAAAGGCACCACACAGTCTAAACAATGAGCCCTTCCACTTCAGCTTCATGCAGGCACTGACCCTGCCAAGTGTCCAGCACTAGAGAGGCCAGGCATAACACATATATCCTTTGGTCTTGGGAGGTTCACAACACCCTCCTAGGGGAAGATCTTGCAATTGTCTCCTCACCTCTTCTGGTTTTTTGATCTTACCTTTTCCCTCTGATGATAACTACCCTTTAATTACCATCCACTACCTTGTCATCTAAATAATTATAGTAAGTGCAGCCTGCACCTTTGCCAGAGATCtttaaacaaaatgataaaaacaagtTCCTAaattgccaattaaaaaaaagagacaaaactgACCCAAATGAAACAGTCATGTGCATCCCACCCACAGTGGAAGATATGGACTTGTTATTCATATAAACTACAGAAGAAgttgatttattttgaaacaagaaaaaatactgaCTCAGTATTTGGGAAATTGTAAATGTCAGAATATAAATTCTGCAGTCAGGTAGGCAAAACAATGCAACCACACTAAGACCCACCTCAAATTCCTCTTGGGAAAGGCTGCAGGGTCTCTGAACTATTTTTCCTTTATCTGGAGTTTCCCCGATTATACCGGAGGGAGCTGGATAACTTCTGGGTGCATTAAAAGCAAATTATCCATTTGTGGAAGAAGGGCGGGCTTGTCACTGAAAGCAATTAGTAGTTTTCTAATTTCCCAGGTGGGTCTCCATTAACCGCCTAACAAACACCAAGGCTGTCCGAGTCCGACGAATCATGCACTTCTCTTAGGGGGAACTGGTTGTGCTATTCTTTAGAATACTGTTTTCTCATggtagccttaaaaaaaaaaaacttaccaatTTTCTGAATTAGGTAACACATTAAATGGGAAAAACCTAAGACAGCACGAAAAGGCGCACAGCGAAAAATTAAGACTCCTTCCTCCCGTCATCCGCCACCTCACTGTTCTCCCTTGAGGCAATCACTGGTTTACTTctctaaactttttattatggaaaatttcagataCACAAGTAGAGAGATTGTATGATGAGCGCATGTGCTTGCATCACGCAGCATCAACGATGAAAAACGTCCTGCCAGCTTGTTTTATTCCTCTCCCCCAGTTTTCATAGGCGTATTTTACACTCCTGACACCAGATCACTCTACCTGTCAACATATCAGTaggtcttaaaaaaaacaaaaccataaccACATTACCGTTACCACACCCAACAAGGTTAATGATATTTGCTCAATACCATCCAATATTCTCGGGGCCACTTTCAATCGGAGACGGGCAGACGGAGTTAGAGGGAGGGCTGCAGGACTGGAGGGGCGCGAAAAAGCGAGGGGCAACGCTGCTCGCAGCCTCGGGTGTCCGGCGCCTCGCAGTCCCGCCGTCGTCACCTACGCCGGGCCAGGACCTGCCAGGCCAGGTCGAGGGCGGCTCTGGACCACGCGCTCCCTGCCTCCGCGCTCCCGGGCGGCGGCCCCCGCAGGCCTAGCGCAGCTGCACAGCCCGCGGTCCCCAGACACCGGCGAGTCCCTGGAGGGGAAGCGATTGATACAGCTGCCTGCACTGCGCCACCCGCTCGGCCGCCCATCCCCGTGGCACCTGCGTCTCCCGGCGGGGCCGGGAGCTAGAAGTGGCTGCAGAGACCGGGAGGGCCAGGCCAGCCGCCCGCTCCCGCTCCCGCGCCCGGTCCTGGGCAACGCGACCTCGCGGACCGGGACTACAACTCCCGTCGCGCCCCGCGGCCAGGCCAATGGCGGGCGCCGGAGCATGCGGAGCGCAGCGCCTGCGCGGCGGTTTGAGTAAGCGGCTGCGCGATTGGCTGCGGGGTCGGGCGGCCGCGCGGGGACTGTGGGAAGCGGAGTGACGGAGCGAGCGGCTGTTGGAGGAAGGAGGTGGGGGCCGGGAGCGCAAATGGCGTTGAGATGGTTCAGGGCCCTGTTCAAACTCCAGCGCTGACCATTCACCGGCGGAAGCGGCGGCGCAGGAGGCGGCGGCGGCCCAGCAGGGGCACGTAGCGGGCTCTGGCACCAGCTCCGGCGGCGGCGACCAGCGAGAGCTAGGCccgggcccggccggcggcgctcGAGGCGGGGAGGGAAGTTGCGGGGCCGCCGTTCCTCCCCCCCCCCACTGGGCTTCCTATTTACCGAAAGCGGAGCCCCTCGCCTCTCTCGGCTCTCACCAGCCGGCCCTGCTTTCCCGCGCGGGGGTTCCGCGCCCGCTCGCGGGCCGTAGGGAGCGGGAGAGGCGGAGGCGGCCCGTGGCCAAAGCACCCGCCAGGCGCCGAGGGTAAGTGAGGTGTCGGGCGGCCGCCTAGGCCGGGAGGGAGCCgggagggtgggggaggcagaggctgggagcGGGCGGTGGAAGTCTAACTGCCTCGCCCACCGGGCCGCTGAGGAAGTTGGGCAGGGGAATGACCTGAAGAACTCTCTTTTTCccgttttattttcctttttcggAGTTCTTTTTCGGGCGACTGCTGATTGACTTAGGTCCCCAAACCTAGTCAAGTGTGTTGATTTCAGCCCGGAGTTCTTTCCCGTGGTTTCATCCGCCCCTGGCTGCCACTGGGGCCTTGCACTGCCCTAGGGATTCGGTGGCAGAGGCTTCCGGGGCGTCGAAAGCGACCTCCCTTTCCTGGGCGGCGCGGGTTGGGAGGAGAAAAGTTGCGTGAGTGTCCAGTCCGAGGGGTCCACCGCGCCCACTGCCCGTGGCGCCCCGGCTGTCCCCAGGTGAGGATTTCTGGGTAGTCAGGTTTGTCCCGTCCGCTTTCCATCCTCAGTGGAAGCCCCTAAAGCCTTTGGGGATCGGGAAGACGCTAGATTAGGGTGGGAGTGAAgaataaaggctttttttttggttttctttaatcAGCGCACTTCCCTCAAAATTCGACCTGATTTTGGGCTAGGGCAAAAGCCCAACAACCGAAAAGACTTAGTCGTgaatcattctttcctttttagttAGGACAGCCTTTGGAGTTTAAAGGTTGAGCAGGATCGTGTACTTGAaacacttaaaatttaatttcaaagacGTCTGCACACTTATTTTGGAATCTGTAATGCTTTATGCTTACATGCCATTGCAACAGTCTGCAGACTTAAAGACATTTTATTGTGGGAAACGATAAAGGCAATCAGGAGGAGATACTATGTAATGAACTGTGTACCCATCGCTTGGATTCAGCAGTTAATATTAGAGTTATTTCATCTGTACACTTCTCATTCTTTAATGTTGGAAAATCGCTGACGTTATTTCATCAGTATTTCACCATGTATTTGTAAAAAACATGGTCTTTTGgcacaaaattattattattattattattattatttttgagacggagtttttcgctcgtttctcaggctggagtgcagtgacgtgatctcagctcaccgcaacctccggctcctgggttcaatttgctcctgggttcaattgattctcctgccgcagcctcccgagtagctgggattacaggcgtgcgccaccacgaccagctaattttctatttttagtaggcacgcagtttctccatgttggtcaggctggtctcgaactcccggcctcaagtgatctgcctgtctcgtcttcccagagtgctgggtttacaggcgtgagctaccgcgcccagccagcacaaaattattttttatcacatAAAATAATTAGGTCCTTAGTGTCAGATATTCATCTGCAGACTTTAAACTTTCAACAGTGAATGCTTTGGGGTTCTAGAACCATTTTAACAGTGAGTTTTTCTGTTGTTGACATAAAGGAACTCGAAGTCTAGATTTTTGTTTTGGCCTTTGCTCAGTATTTTTAGATGATTAGCACATAAGCGTATCCAAAACATTTCAACCTTGTTGGTGTATATATGTAAGCACACTTACAGACCTGCAGGATCTCAGCTTTACATTCTTGAAGGAATCAAGAGAATCGACTTTTAGTTTGTTGTCCGTGGTAGTTGCCCAGTATCCTGTTGTGTTTAGGCTGTACTTAACAAGAAAGAGAGTAAGACTTCTTAGTGTTAGAGCTGCAGTAGAAGATGAAATAGATCTCCTTCAGGAACACTGTTTTCTCTTAACACAGATATGTATGAtgactaaattattattttgtcaaaTTAAAATTCTCACCAAACATTGGGGGATCTActacagaatatatataaaactcaGACAGTGACTCATTGTAAGTTGTAATAATTTAA
The window above is part of the Rhinopithecus roxellana isolate Shanxi Qingling chromosome 11, ASM756505v1, whole genome shotgun sequence genome. Proteins encoded here:
- the LOC115900422 gene encoding homeobox even-skipped homolog protein 2-like produces the protein MAGAGACGAQRLRGGLSKRLRDWLRDGSGPCSNSSADHSPAEAAAQEAAAAQQGHVAGSGTSSGGGDQRELGPGPAGGARGGEGSCGAAVPPPPHWASYLPKAEPLASLGSHQPALLSRAGVPRPLAGRRERERRRRPVAKAPARRRG